The Fodinibius saliphilus genome has a segment encoding these proteins:
- a CDS encoding DEAD/DEAH box helicase, with protein sequence MKFEEIDLSPDIMSGLADVNYTELTELQEEVLPAILEGKDALIKAEPGSDKIASFVIPALEMIDDREEQEGASVLVLTPNPDESQQIDELVWAMGYHAQIESASVDMDSDAEEQEEALKSNVQVISGNPGPLADITKKLRYVFRDVKLVVIDAADEMVKLGLQPKLKAILRRVLNDHQTVIYTEEMNEEVKELTKLYFEDAEIIGLEDSSHMLTEPPKVDGMLSHGYIYVPNRMKITTLMAHIEETPTDNCVIFTASKRGTDRLYRTLRKQNLKATSLHGKLSDEKRAQRFANFTNGDVQYLLVADIPAAEIDLQRVTQVINYDVPSNPDEYRYRADLVGSGKASRVVSLVSKQDRSDINELESSLKQAPKELELPEKVKQKLKERKKKKKNKKKSKNKKRHNNGRNKRKKKKKKDELELPRPSFDKLSGGRKGQAKKDQKSGVIGLIKELFS encoded by the coding sequence TTGAAGTTTGAAGAAATAGACCTGAGCCCCGATATCATGAGCGGGCTCGCAGATGTAAACTACACTGAACTCACTGAACTCCAAGAAGAAGTCCTTCCTGCTATACTGGAAGGGAAAGATGCATTGATCAAAGCAGAACCTGGAAGTGATAAAATTGCTTCATTTGTTATCCCTGCATTGGAAATGATTGACGACAGGGAAGAACAAGAAGGTGCTTCTGTATTAGTATTGACTCCAAACCCAGATGAATCTCAGCAGATTGATGAGCTTGTTTGGGCCATGGGCTACCATGCACAGATCGAAAGCGCCTCTGTTGATATGGACTCCGATGCTGAAGAACAGGAAGAAGCACTTAAAAGTAATGTGCAAGTAATTTCAGGTAACCCTGGACCTCTTGCTGATATTACAAAAAAACTCAGATATGTTTTTCGTGATGTCAAACTGGTTGTAATTGATGCAGCAGATGAGATGGTAAAACTTGGCTTGCAGCCCAAATTAAAGGCTATACTGCGAAGAGTACTTAATGACCACCAAACGGTTATTTATACTGAAGAAATGAATGAGGAGGTCAAGGAGCTCACAAAGCTCTACTTTGAAGACGCCGAAATAATTGGCCTTGAAGATTCTTCGCATATGTTGACAGAACCACCTAAGGTCGACGGGATGCTCTCTCACGGTTACATCTATGTACCTAACCGGATGAAGATTACAACCCTTATGGCACATATCGAGGAAACACCTACTGATAACTGTGTTATCTTTACTGCTTCTAAACGAGGTACAGATCGTTTATATCGAACATTACGTAAACAAAACCTGAAGGCTACAAGCCTGCATGGAAAGCTTTCTGATGAGAAGCGGGCTCAACGATTTGCAAACTTTACCAATGGAGATGTACAATACCTGCTAGTAGCTGATATCCCTGCTGCTGAAATAGACCTGCAGCGTGTTACGCAGGTTATCAATTATGATGTCCCCAGTAATCCCGATGAATATCGTTATCGGGCTGATCTTGTTGGCTCAGGTAAAGCTTCACGGGTCGTTTCTTTAGTTTCAAAACAAGACCGAAGTGATATTAATGAGCTCGAAAGCTCATTAAAACAAGCGCCCAAGGAGCTTGAGTTACCTGAGAAGGTCAAACAGAAGCTTAAAGAACGTAAGAAGAAAAAGAAGAATAAAAAGAAATCTAAGAACAAAAAACGTCATAACAATGGACGTAATAAGCGTAAGAAGAAAAAGAAAAAAGATGAACTTGAACTTCCGCGTCCCAGCTTTGATAAACTGAGCGGAGGGCGAAAAGGTCAGGCAAAAAAAGATCAAAAGTCTGGTGTAATTGGACTCATAAAAGAACTTTTTTCTTAA
- a CDS encoding CPBP family intramembrane glutamic endopeptidase: MNVFTNNKEQRLRAGWRLLLQFFTLIVVVAPLYFPFFLLLPESSLLTSIGPQFLGVIASIWIAAQYIDNRSFTDYGIHINKQWIKEFIVGTILAFIAIGAIFSLEWQLGWVTVTDFGWNLSTEQPFLLKLTVFMLAMAMVGFYEELFSRGYQILNIVEGLRYPQISKRLVVGIAIVLTSSVFGLLHFYNPNASLLSTFNIIVAGAVLAMPYIFTGRLSLSVGLHFGWNFFMAGLFGFPVSGKQFEVGILQIQQSGPYLWTGGEFGPEAGLVVLLGMAIMLGGVCVYLKSKGNELKIHRLFTTEYKMVGKSDEQAL; encoded by the coding sequence ATGAATGTATTTACTAATAATAAAGAGCAACGATTGCGTGCAGGATGGCGCCTGCTACTTCAATTCTTTACGCTCATCGTTGTTGTTGCCCCACTTTACTTTCCATTTTTTCTTCTTTTACCGGAATCCTCACTACTCACAAGTATTGGTCCACAGTTTTTAGGTGTTATTGCAAGCATCTGGATTGCAGCCCAATATATTGATAATCGTAGCTTTACCGACTACGGCATCCATATTAATAAACAATGGATAAAAGAATTTATTGTTGGCACTATTCTGGCTTTTATAGCAATAGGTGCTATTTTTTCCCTGGAATGGCAATTAGGCTGGGTTACTGTCACCGATTTTGGTTGGAACCTTTCAACCGAACAACCATTTCTGCTAAAGCTAACAGTCTTCATGTTGGCTATGGCAATGGTAGGATTTTATGAGGAGCTGTTCTCCCGCGGATATCAAATACTTAATATTGTAGAAGGATTACGATACCCACAGATAAGCAAACGACTTGTAGTAGGTATTGCAATAGTTTTAACCTCTTCTGTATTTGGATTACTCCATTTTTACAACCCAAATGCATCTCTGCTTTCGACATTTAATATCATTGTCGCAGGCGCTGTATTGGCAATGCCCTACATTTTCACAGGACGCCTTTCTCTATCAGTTGGCCTACACTTTGGGTGGAATTTTTTCATGGCCGGGCTTTTTGGGTTCCCTGTTAGTGGAAAACAGTTTGAGGTAGGCATATTGCAAATTCAACAATCCGGCCCATACTTGTGGACTGGCGGTGAGTTTGGGCCTGAAGCCGGCTTAGTTGTTTTACTAGGAATGGCAATAATGTTAGGGGGAGTATGCGTTTATCTTAAGTCAAAGGGAAATGAACTAAAGATACATCGCTTGTTTACAACTGAATATAAGATGGTTGGGAAATCAGATGAGCAAGCGCTATAA
- a CDS encoding SOS response-associated peptidase yields MSDRFVFQASKEDVKNLFQVTSARDDVFDSNFNITPGTLIPAIYQENGERQIHQFVWGLIPKGAEEEKEGRENFEVAIENLKENEHLTECLAQRRCLIPAKGFYKWKTTKKKSTPFFIRLLSNELTAIAGIYSIWKSSTGRDVYSCAMLTTIANALVQPVDERMPILLHPDDHEKWLADNEIVPSNLQQFRKSYSITDLAVNRVSEEVNNPDNNSPELIQPIPK; encoded by the coding sequence ATGAGTGATCGATTTGTGTTTCAGGCCTCAAAAGAAGACGTGAAAAACTTATTCCAAGTAACATCAGCGCGCGATGATGTTTTTGATTCGAATTTTAATATAACCCCAGGTACGCTAATTCCTGCTATCTATCAAGAAAATGGGGAGCGACAGATTCATCAATTTGTTTGGGGATTGATACCTAAAGGTGCTGAAGAAGAGAAAGAGGGGCGAGAAAATTTTGAAGTTGCTATTGAAAACCTGAAAGAAAATGAACACTTAACTGAATGTTTGGCTCAACGGCGATGCCTAATTCCGGCCAAAGGGTTTTATAAATGGAAGACCACTAAAAAAAAGAGTACTCCGTTTTTTATCCGGTTGCTTTCAAATGAATTGACAGCTATTGCTGGTATTTACTCGATATGGAAATCTTCTACGGGTCGTGATGTCTATTCTTGCGCGATGCTCACAACAATAGCCAATGCACTGGTACAACCGGTAGATGAGCGGATGCCAATATTATTACATCCGGATGACCATGAAAAGTGGTTGGCTGATAATGAGATTGTACCCAGTAACCTACAGCAATTCCGAAAAAGTTATTCTATTACTGATTTAGCGGTTAATCGGGTTTCTGAAGAGGTTAATAATCCAGATAATAATAGTCCGGAATTAATTCAGCCTATTCCTAAATAG
- a CDS encoding mechanosensitive ion channel family protein — protein MQNISNRIQQFIENSPGFTYQVILSVVVVIAIWLIRFIAIRVINKKLPETKVQYKWRKNLTYISVFLGLLIVGRIWFEGLQSVATFLGLLSAGLAIALKDPVSDFAAWLFILWRKPFDVGDRIQIGDVKGDVIDQRLFKFTVLEIGNWVYADQSTGRVVHVPNHYLFSKSLANYTSNFEFLWNEIEVLVTFESNWEKAKKLLQNISDKHLEDSVERAERQVQKAKKSYLIHYRYLTPIVYTDVRDSGVCLTIRHLSDPRQRRGLSQAIWEDILRTLDEHDDIELAYPTMRIYKEPGD, from the coding sequence GTGCAAAATATTTCAAACCGTATCCAACAATTTATTGAAAACTCTCCCGGCTTCACATACCAGGTAATTTTATCGGTTGTTGTAGTAATAGCTATTTGGTTAATTCGCTTCATTGCTATCCGGGTGATCAACAAAAAATTACCGGAAACCAAGGTACAATATAAATGGCGTAAAAACCTCACCTATATTTCCGTATTCCTGGGATTACTAATTGTTGGGCGTATCTGGTTTGAGGGGTTACAATCCGTAGCCACCTTTTTGGGTCTGCTGTCTGCAGGTCTTGCCATTGCCTTGAAAGATCCTGTGAGTGACTTTGCGGCCTGGCTTTTTATTCTTTGGCGCAAACCTTTTGATGTAGGAGACCGCATTCAAATAGGGGATGTTAAAGGAGATGTCATAGACCAACGCCTTTTCAAGTTTACAGTACTCGAAATAGGAAATTGGGTTTATGCTGACCAGAGTACCGGTCGTGTTGTGCATGTACCCAATCATTATCTGTTTTCAAAATCATTGGCTAACTATACCAGTAACTTTGAGTTTCTTTGGAACGAAATAGAAGTTCTGGTCACCTTCGAGAGTAACTGGGAAAAGGCAAAAAAATTATTGCAGAATATATCTGACAAACATCTTGAAGATTCAGTTGAGCGTGCGGAAAGACAAGTCCAGAAAGCAAAAAAATCATATCTTATCCATTATCGTTACCTCACTCCCATTGTATATACGGACGTGCGCGATAGTGGCGTATGTTTAACCATTCGCCATCTCTCCGATCCGCGCCAGCGTCGTGGCCTTTCCCAAGCTATTTGGGAAGATATTCTCCGTACTTTAGACGAACATGATGATATTGAGTTGGCATATCCTACCATGCGAATTTATAAAGAGCCCGGAGATTAG
- the secG gene encoding preprotein translocase subunit SecG, with the protein MLYYIIISVITIICILLTIVILLQPGQGQGISGGLAAGNAGGQGLGARRTADLLSKSTTVLGTALLVLCVLANFAIERGGTTQSAVQQSGTEQSTQQNNINNPSETPSAIPELPANQGNNSGGNGSDGDSDGGS; encoded by the coding sequence ATGCTTTATTATATTATAATATCTGTAATTACGATCATTTGTATTTTGTTAACAATTGTCATCTTGTTGCAACCGGGACAGGGACAAGGAATTTCCGGCGGATTGGCAGCCGGTAATGCCGGTGGACAAGGTTTGGGGGCCCGGCGTACAGCTGATTTACTATCAAAATCTACTACCGTTTTGGGGACTGCCCTTTTGGTTCTTTGCGTCTTGGCAAACTTCGCAATTGAGCGGGGCGGTACTACTCAGAGTGCTGTTCAACAAAGTGGAACAGAGCAGTCTACTCAACAAAATAATATTAACAACCCATCTGAAACCCCCTCCGCTATACCAGAGCTACCAGCGAATCAAGGTAATAACAGTGGTGGCAATGGTAGCGATGGCGATTCTGACGGTGGAAGTTAG
- the mnmE gene encoding tRNA uridine-5-carboxymethylaminomethyl(34) synthesis GTPase MnmE, which translates to MNNKETASGEEKSQEINEREPIAAIATPVGEGGIAVIRVSGENAVAIVNDAFTGKDLRQQESHTVHFGNIVDKDEKMVDEVLVTVFRSPRSYTGEETVEISCHGGVLVTQAVLETMLTLGVRSAEPGEFTQRAFLNGKLELSQAEAVADLIHAKSKKALDAAHQQLEGRLGEHIKQFRQQIIDATAMVELELDFVEEDVEFADKKQLQELLEELDEEIDELLATYETGRLVKHGVRTVFIGLPNAGKSTLLNTLVGKDRAIVTEIAGTTRDTIDVDWSYDGLRFKLTDTAGLRDTTDVVEAEGVKRSQQAFEKADLVVYLKDLSSEITIEEREEIAKLQKNAGETPFILIGTKKDIALDIDDERIDYDLKISALEGEAIDKLKKLMKRRALENKHYDSSSLLVTSSRHRDALEKAQQDVQSALQALDRGMTGDFLSIDLRSALKHLGTITGEITTEDILDSIFSRFCIGK; encoded by the coding sequence ATGAACAACAAAGAAACAGCTAGTGGCGAAGAGAAATCCCAAGAAATTAATGAACGCGAACCCATTGCTGCCATTGCTACACCTGTTGGCGAAGGGGGTATAGCTGTCATTCGTGTTTCCGGAGAAAATGCCGTTGCAATTGTTAATGACGCATTTACTGGCAAAGATCTTCGTCAACAAGAATCACACACTGTCCACTTTGGTAATATTGTTGACAAAGATGAAAAGATGGTTGATGAAGTGCTGGTTACGGTATTTCGCTCTCCAAGATCTTATACCGGAGAAGAAACCGTAGAGATTTCGTGCCACGGAGGAGTATTAGTCACACAAGCTGTATTAGAGACTATGCTCACCCTTGGCGTAAGATCTGCAGAGCCCGGAGAGTTTACCCAACGAGCCTTCTTAAACGGCAAACTGGAACTAAGCCAAGCTGAAGCGGTAGCCGACCTTATACATGCAAAAAGTAAGAAAGCCCTCGATGCCGCCCACCAACAACTCGAAGGGCGACTCGGTGAACATATTAAACAGTTTCGTCAGCAGATCATTGATGCTACTGCAATGGTTGAACTTGAGTTGGATTTTGTAGAAGAAGATGTAGAGTTCGCCGATAAAAAACAGCTACAAGAACTACTAGAAGAGTTAGATGAAGAAATCGATGAGCTTTTAGCCACCTACGAAACGGGACGCCTCGTCAAACATGGTGTTCGCACAGTTTTTATTGGACTGCCCAATGCCGGTAAGTCCACCCTGTTAAATACCTTGGTTGGCAAAGATCGTGCTATAGTTACTGAAATTGCCGGCACAACGCGTGATACCATCGATGTGGACTGGAGTTATGATGGCTTACGGTTTAAGCTTACTGATACCGCAGGATTGCGAGATACTACGGATGTAGTGGAAGCTGAAGGTGTAAAACGGTCGCAACAAGCTTTTGAGAAAGCAGATCTCGTTGTGTATTTAAAAGATCTTTCGAGCGAGATCACCATTGAAGAACGTGAGGAGATTGCCAAGCTTCAAAAAAATGCTGGTGAGACTCCTTTTATTCTAATCGGAACCAAAAAAGATATTGCACTGGATATTGATGATGAGCGCATCGATTATGATCTTAAAATTTCAGCTTTAGAGGGAGAAGCCATTGATAAGCTTAAAAAACTGATGAAACGCCGAGCCCTCGAGAATAAACATTATGATTCTTCCAGCTTATTAGTCACTTCAAGCCGACACCGCGATGCGTTGGAAAAGGCCCAGCAAGATGTACAAAGTGCTCTACAAGCTCTTGACCGAGGAATGACAGGTGACTTCCTTTCTATTGATTTACGTTCGGCCCTAAAACATCTTGGCACTATTACCGGTGAGATCACCACCGAAGATATTCTGGACAGTATCTTCTCACGCTTCTGTATCGGGAAGTAA
- a CDS encoding peptide MFS transporter, whose protein sequence is MANGQQVTDGAAASQHRDFFGHPRALSTLFFTELWERFSYYGMRALLVLFMTAEAVGSNPGLGFSVGKATAIYGLYTFFVYVLSLPGGWVADNIWGQRKAVFVGGCIIAAGHFSMAIPTTTFFFIGLALIVIGTGLLKPNVSSMVGDIYPEGGATRDAGFSIFYMGINFGAILGPLLCGMLGEGYNWHYGFSLAGFGMLLGLISYKIGDKFLGEAGKLKTGEPEEVIKTRSRRFYGIVSFIAAALVLFGFLITSGVVSVTLEEIAGYLGYGAVAITILFFIYIIFFGGHNKEEQKRLGVIFWLFILAALFWSGFEQAGSSLNLFAKDLTERSFGPSSFLFNGGAAIITAILAIPTAYLVYRIFKRNDLWSLAKWVIAVSAVGILAFLYWVFQQIGIGWETPASTLQLINPTFIVIFAPIFGWLWTWLAARNSNPSIPVKFGLGLLGLAAGFFVLSWGAANASPDAPVSVSWLIVTYFLHTAGELCLSPVGLSSMTKLAPKSRVSQMMGVWFVAAALGNLFAGLVAGQLETLAPTNLFWSVAMIVGGGGIIALLASPGVKKLMGDVE, encoded by the coding sequence ATGGCAAATGGACAACAGGTAACAGATGGGGCAGCAGCCTCTCAGCACAGAGACTTCTTTGGACACCCCAGGGCGCTCTCTACTTTATTTTTTACCGAGCTATGGGAACGCTTCAGTTATTATGGAATGCGTGCCCTGCTTGTTCTTTTTATGACGGCAGAAGCAGTTGGGAGTAACCCTGGCTTAGGTTTTAGTGTTGGCAAAGCTACTGCCATTTATGGCCTTTATACCTTTTTTGTATATGTGCTTTCATTACCGGGAGGATGGGTCGCAGATAATATTTGGGGACAACGGAAAGCGGTATTTGTAGGTGGTTGTATAATTGCTGCCGGACATTTCAGCATGGCCATTCCCACTACTACATTCTTTTTCATTGGATTAGCACTAATTGTAATTGGCACAGGTCTACTTAAGCCCAATGTGAGCTCGATGGTCGGTGATATATACCCGGAAGGTGGCGCCACTCGTGATGCCGGATTTTCAATATTCTACATGGGAATCAACTTTGGTGCTATTTTAGGCCCCCTTCTTTGTGGAATGCTCGGTGAAGGGTATAACTGGCACTATGGGTTTTCATTAGCCGGATTTGGAATGCTTCTTGGATTGATCTCATATAAAATTGGAGATAAATTTCTTGGAGAAGCAGGAAAACTAAAAACCGGAGAACCGGAAGAAGTAATTAAAACACGCAGCCGGCGCTTTTACGGAATTGTCTCGTTCATTGCCGCAGCTCTTGTATTATTCGGATTTCTTATCACTTCAGGTGTAGTTAGTGTTACACTCGAAGAAATTGCTGGTTATTTGGGATATGGTGCTGTTGCAATTACCATACTGTTCTTTATCTATATCATCTTCTTTGGCGGACACAATAAAGAAGAACAAAAACGACTGGGCGTTATTTTCTGGCTCTTTATCTTAGCTGCTCTCTTCTGGAGCGGATTTGAACAGGCCGGATCTTCGCTTAACCTCTTTGCTAAAGATCTAACCGAGAGATCATTTGGACCAAGTTCCTTTTTATTTAACGGGGGCGCAGCAATCATTACGGCTATTTTAGCTATTCCTACCGCTTACCTTGTGTACCGTATCTTTAAAAGGAATGATCTCTGGAGTCTTGCCAAATGGGTTATTGCTGTTTCAGCTGTGGGTATTTTAGCCTTCTTATACTGGGTTTTCCAGCAAATTGGTATTGGATGGGAAACTCCTGCAAGTACTCTACAGCTAATTAACCCAACCTTTATTGTGATTTTTGCACCTATCTTTGGTTGGTTATGGACTTGGTTAGCCGCTCGAAACTCAAACCCCTCCATACCTGTTAAATTTGGGCTTGGACTTTTAGGACTTGCTGCCGGATTCTTTGTTCTCTCTTGGGGAGCTGCAAATGCCAGTCCTGATGCTCCGGTATCTGTATCCTGGCTTATTGTTACCTATTTCCTACACACAGCCGGTGAGCTCTGCTTATCACCTGTTGGCCTTTCATCGATGACAAAGCTGGCCCCTAAAAGCCGGGTAAGTCAGATGATGGGCGTATGGTTTGTAGCCGCAGCACTTGGGAACCTTTTCGCAGGATTAGTGGCTGGGCAACTTGAAACCTTGGCTCCTACCAACCTATTCTGGAGCGTAGCTATGATTGTTGGTGGTGGTGGAATTATTGCACTCCTTGCCAGTCCCGGCGTTAAAAAGTTAATGGGTGACGTGGAGTAA